A single region of the Rhizobium sp. NLR16a genome encodes:
- a CDS encoding GntR family transcriptional regulator produces the protein MARQNTVFKEAYNRYAAALRTDTALPSEPEIAAQLGVSRSTARAILTRLSDEGIIRWNKRQKIVLREPTDRDLFPSEETDSLHDIIERSFMRRILADDAAPGMQINELELAREIGTGTTSVREFLIRFSRFGLIEKRPNSHWTLKGFTREFALELADVREMFELHSAAEFGRLSRENQAWIDLAAMREEHLSMLADINQRFKDFSVLDERFHLLIHRASKNRFIADFYDAIAIIFHYHYQWNKTAARERNERAIHEHLDYIAALESGDQAAIGKACRVHLRSARQTLLQSLPQNVSENA, from the coding sequence ATGGCAAGGCAGAATACGGTCTTCAAGGAAGCCTACAACAGGTATGCCGCGGCCCTGCGCACGGATACGGCGCTGCCGTCGGAACCGGAGATCGCAGCCCAGCTCGGCGTCAGCCGTTCAACCGCGCGCGCCATCCTCACCCGCCTCAGCGATGAAGGCATCATCCGCTGGAACAAACGTCAGAAGATCGTGCTGCGCGAGCCCACCGACCGCGACCTCTTTCCTTCCGAAGAGACGGATTCGCTGCACGACATCATCGAGCGCAGCTTCATGCGGCGCATCCTGGCCGACGATGCCGCACCCGGCATGCAGATCAACGAGCTGGAGCTTGCCCGCGAGATCGGCACCGGCACAACGAGCGTGCGTGAATTCCTGATCCGCTTCTCCCGCTTCGGACTGATCGAAAAGCGGCCGAACAGCCATTGGACGCTGAAGGGCTTCACCCGCGAATTCGCGCTCGAGCTTGCCGATGTCCGCGAAATGTTCGAGCTGCACTCCGCCGCCGAATTCGGCAGGCTTTCGCGCGAAAATCAGGCCTGGATCGATCTGGCCGCCATGCGCGAGGAGCATCTTTCCATGCTTGCCGACATCAACCAGCGCTTCAAGGACTTCTCGGTCCTCGACGAGCGCTTCCACCTGTTGATCCACCGCGCCTCGAAGAACCGCTTCATTGCCGATTTCTACGATGCGATCGCCATCATCTTCCACTATCACTACCAGTGGAACAAGACGGCCGCCCGCGAGCGCAACGAACGCGCCATCCACGAACATCTGGATTATATCGCCGCACTGGAATCCGGCGACCAGGCAGCGATCGGAAAAGCCTGCCGCGTCCACCTGCGCTCCGCCCGTCAGACCCTGCTGCAATCTCTGCCGCAGAATGTGAGCGAAAACGCCTGA